The Oceanisphaera avium genome includes a region encoding these proteins:
- the fabD gene encoding ACP S-malonyltransferase, translated as MTFAITFPGQGSQTVGMLSELFAEHDIIKHTFAEASASLGYDLSELVLMGPAEALNQTWRTQPALLTASVAIWRLWREQGGAMPDVMAGHSLGEYSALVCAEVLSLADAVKLVELRGQLMQEAVPEGSGAMSAIIGLDNDTIIANCALAEQGEVVSPVNFNSPGQVVIAGNKAAVERANILMKESGAKRALPLPVSVPSHCALMRSAAEKLEHTLTDMVFNEPVVSVINNVDVAQENTSAAIKDALVRQLYSPVRWTETVEAMVGLGVTLSLEFGPGKVLSGLAKRIDKRVEGLAVNDNASLERALADVAGA; from the coding sequence ATGACATTTGCCATTACCTTTCCCGGCCAAGGCTCCCAAACCGTGGGTATGCTCAGTGAGCTGTTTGCTGAGCATGACATTATTAAGCACACCTTTGCTGAAGCATCTGCGTCTTTAGGCTATGACCTGAGTGAGCTGGTATTAATGGGTCCGGCTGAGGCATTGAATCAGACGTGGCGAACCCAGCCGGCATTATTAACCGCTTCGGTAGCAATTTGGCGTTTATGGCGCGAGCAAGGCGGGGCTATGCCCGATGTGATGGCCGGTCATAGTTTGGGTGAGTATTCCGCCCTCGTCTGTGCTGAGGTGTTATCACTGGCAGATGCCGTTAAGTTAGTCGAATTGCGCGGCCAGCTCATGCAAGAAGCCGTACCAGAAGGCAGTGGCGCCATGTCTGCCATTATTGGCTTAGATAATGACACCATTATTGCGAACTGTGCGCTAGCCGAACAAGGCGAGGTGGTGTCGCCGGTTAATTTTAACTCTCCTGGCCAAGTGGTGATTGCGGGTAATAAAGCCGCGGTCGAGCGCGCTAATATTTTAATGAAAGAAAGTGGGGCTAAGCGCGCGCTCCCGTTACCGGTGAGCGTACCCTCCCATTGTGCATTAATGCGCAGTGCTGCAGAAAAACTGGAACATACCTTAACCGATATGGTCTTTAATGAGCCAGTGGTGAGCGTGATTAATAACGTGGACGTCGCTCAAGAAAATACCAGTGCTGCCATTAAAGACGCCTTAGTACGCCAACTTTATAGCCCAGTACGTTGGACTGAGACGGTAGAGGCCATGGTAGGGTTAGGAGTGACCTTATCGCTTGAATTTGGTCCAGGCAAAGTATTATCAGGCTTAGCCAAGCGCATTGATAAACGGGTAGAAGGACTCGCAGTGAATGATAATGCCAGTCTGGAGCGGGCCTTAGCTGACGTCGCGGGTGCGTAA
- a CDS encoding NfeD family protein, translated as MLAWQAWLIAGLILLLLELFSLSFFAIAFGLAALVAMLIALLGGELIWQWLAFALSALLLAPSLKSLFRRFSPSQRRHFLAGEAKQQVGEIAQLSTGELRVKFDGDLYLICNTAKRSLKVGQQVIISRFDGITAIID; from the coding sequence GTGCTGGCATGGCAAGCTTGGTTAATAGCAGGATTAATATTGTTATTACTTGAGCTATTTAGCTTAAGCTTTTTTGCCATTGCTTTTGGACTGGCCGCCTTGGTCGCTATGCTAATCGCACTACTAGGCGGGGAGTTAATCTGGCAATGGCTGGCATTTGCACTTTCTGCTTTGTTACTCGCACCGAGCTTAAAGTCTCTTTTTCGCCGCTTTTCACCCTCTCAGCGGCGCCATTTTTTAGCCGGTGAAGCTAAGCAGCAAGTGGGAGAGATAGCCCAATTGTCCACGGGTGAATTACGCGTTAAATTTGATGGTGATCTGTACCTTATTTGCAATACGGCCAAGCGCTCCTTGAAGGTGGGGCAGCAGGTCATTATTTCTCGCTTTGATGGTATTACCGCCATCATTGACTAA
- the acpP gene encoding acyl carrier protein: MSNIEERVKKIIIEQLGVKEEEVKSEASFVDDLGADSLDTVELVMALEEEFDTEIPDEEAEKITTVKAAVDYINANQE; encoded by the coding sequence ATGAGCAACATCGAAGAACGCGTAAAAAAAATCATCATTGAACAACTGGGTGTTAAAGAAGAAGAAGTTAAGTCTGAAGCTTCTTTTGTTGACGACTTAGGTGCCGACTCTTTGGACACCGTAGAGTTAGTAATGGCATTGGAAGAAGAATTCGACACTGAAATTCCTGATGAAGAAGCTGAAAAAATCACTACCGTTAAAGCGGCAGTTGATTACATCAACGCGAATCAAGAGTAA
- a CDS encoding Bcr/CflA family multidrug efflux MFS transporter has translation MSARASLPLIILLGAVSALTPLAIDMYLPAMPAIAESLASNSHRVQATLAAYTGGFALGQLLFGPLSDAKGRRPVLLGGMTVFALVAMLCAMTNSVESLTWLRCAQGFAGAASAVVIQALVRDLFNREDFARTMSYITLVMTLAPLIAPMLGGHLAHWFGWRSIFWALSGFTLLVALACSIRLPETLPQLRRQPLHLGSILRSYLRLLTSSVALGYMLCGALSFAGMFAFLTAASFIYIDIYGIAAPQVGYLFGLNVISLMAFTIFNGRWVHRLGSRTMLRLALGLQLLAGLLLPIGPLMGWGLWSVVAPIMLYVGVISTIGSNSMASLLSNLPNLAGTASSMAGTLRFGSAALVAAFVATLPDNSPLYMLFTMTACTLLASCAYFLLAERQRPAI, from the coding sequence ATGTCCGCTCGCGCATCTCTACCTCTTATTATCTTACTGGGTGCGGTTTCTGCCCTCACGCCGCTGGCGATAGATATGTATTTACCGGCTATGCCCGCGATTGCCGAGTCGTTAGCTAGCAACTCCCATCGGGTACAAGCCACGCTCGCCGCTTACACCGGCGGTTTTGCCCTTGGGCAATTATTATTTGGCCCCTTATCGGATGCTAAGGGTCGTCGCCCGGTGTTATTAGGTGGCATGACTGTGTTTGCACTCGTCGCCATGCTGTGTGCCATGACAAATTCCGTAGAAAGTCTCACTTGGTTGCGCTGTGCGCAAGGCTTTGCCGGTGCCGCCTCGGCAGTGGTGATACAAGCATTGGTGCGCGACTTATTTAACCGCGAAGACTTTGCGCGCACTATGTCTTATATCACCCTCGTCATGACCCTAGCCCCGTTAATTGCCCCTATGCTAGGTGGGCACTTGGCTCATTGGTTTGGCTGGCGCTCCATATTTTGGGCATTAAGTGGCTTTACGTTATTAGTGGCTCTGGCCTGTAGTATTCGCCTGCCCGAAACGCTGCCCCAGCTAAGGCGCCAACCTCTGCACTTAGGCTCCATATTGCGCAGCTATTTACGTTTACTGACCAGCTCAGTGGCCTTGGGTTATATGCTATGTGGCGCCCTTTCTTTTGCAGGCATGTTTGCTTTTTTAACAGCTGCGTCGTTTATTTATATTGATATTTACGGCATAGCCGCGCCGCAGGTGGGATATTTGTTTGGCTTAAACGTAATAAGCCTCATGGCTTTTACTATTTTTAATGGCCGCTGGGTCCATCGTTTAGGCTCACGGACTATGCTGCGTTTGGCACTGGGGCTGCAATTATTGGCCGGGCTATTATTGCCCATCGGTCCTTTAATGGGCTGGGGGTTGTGGTCGGTGGTGGCCCCCATTATGTTATATGTGGGCGTTATTTCTACTATTGGCAGTAATAGCATGGCCAGCCTACTCAGTAACTTACCTAACTTAGCGGGCACAGCTTCGTCAATGGCGGGCACTCTTCGCTTTGGCTCGGCAGCCTTGGTGGCCGCTTTCGTTGCTACCCTTCCCGATAATAGCCCGCTGTATATGCTGTTTACTATGACCGCTTGCACCTTGTTGGCCAGCTGTGCCTATTTTTTACTGGCTGAGCGACAGCGCCCCGCTATTTAA
- the fabF gene encoding beta-ketoacyl-ACP synthase II translates to MSKRRVVVTGLGMLSPVGNTVDASWQALLAGKSGISNIEHFDTTDYNTKFAGLVKDFDPEDHGIAKKEARKMDLFIQYGVAAGLQALADSGLEITDANADRVGVSVGSGIGGLGLIEQNHTNLLASGPRKLSPFFVPSTIINMVSGHLSIMKGLQGPNIAVTTACTTGTHSIGLAARMIAYGDADAMVAGGTEKASTPMGMGGFSAARALSTRNDEPQKASRPWDTDRDGFVLGDGAGVMVLEEYEHAKARGAKMYAELVGFGMSGDAYHMTAPPAEGCGGAKAMSNAIKDAGIAPNVIGYVNAHGTSTPLGDVAELRGMKQVFGEHAKHLMISSTKSMTGHLLGAAGAIEAIFSVLALRDQIAPPTINLDNPDEECDLDLVAHTAKEGQFDYALSNSFGFGGTNGSLIFKRI, encoded by the coding sequence GTGTCCAAACGCAGAGTCGTGGTGACTGGCCTCGGTATGCTATCTCCTGTCGGTAACACGGTTGATGCCAGCTGGCAGGCCTTGTTGGCAGGCAAAAGTGGCATTAGCAATATCGAACACTTTGATACAACCGATTACAACACCAAATTCGCAGGCCTGGTCAAGGACTTCGATCCCGAAGATCATGGTATCGCAAAGAAAGAAGCCCGCAAGATGGACTTGTTCATCCAATATGGCGTGGCAGCCGGTTTACAGGCACTTGCCGACTCCGGACTTGAAATTACAGACGCCAATGCCGATCGCGTTGGTGTATCCGTAGGCTCCGGCATTGGTGGCCTTGGTTTAATTGAACAAAATCACACTAATTTGCTGGCCAGTGGCCCTCGTAAATTAAGCCCGTTTTTTGTACCTTCCACCATTATTAATATGGTGTCGGGGCATTTATCAATCATGAAAGGCTTACAGGGCCCTAATATTGCGGTCACTACTGCGTGTACTACAGGTACCCATAGCATTGGTTTGGCAGCACGCATGATTGCCTATGGTGACGCCGATGCTATGGTGGCCGGTGGCACAGAAAAAGCCTCTACTCCTATGGGCATGGGTGGCTTTTCTGCAGCGCGCGCGCTATCAACGCGCAATGATGAGCCGCAAAAAGCCAGCCGCCCTTGGGATACAGACCGTGATGGCTTTGTACTAGGCGATGGTGCCGGTGTGATGGTACTTGAAGAATACGAACATGCTAAAGCGCGCGGCGCCAAGATGTATGCTGAGTTAGTGGGTTTTGGCATGAGTGGTGATGCTTATCATATGACAGCGCCTCCTGCAGAGGGTTGCGGTGGTGCCAAAGCCATGAGCAATGCTATAAAGGATGCTGGCATTGCGCCAAATGTTATTGGCTATGTGAATGCTCATGGTACTTCTACCCCCTTAGGGGATGTGGCAGAGCTGCGCGGCATGAAGCAAGTGTTTGGCGAGCATGCTAAACACTTGATGATAAGCTCTACTAAATCGATGACCGGTCATCTGTTAGGTGCGGCCGGAGCGATTGAAGCTATCTTTAGCGTACTGGCATTGCGCGACCAAATTGCACCGCCCACCATTAATTTGGATAATCCAGATGAAGAGTGCGATTTAGACTTAGTGGCGCATACCGCGAAAGAAGGCCAATTTGACTACGCCTTATCCAACTCGTTTGGCTTTGGTGGCACCAATGGCTCATTGATTTTTAAACGCATATAA
- the holB gene encoding DNA polymerase III subunit delta' encodes MYPWLSELTAQMMPLVAQQQLAHALLIKGAAGLGKVQFATLLAQGLLCQTTENNASKTLPCGDCHSCLLFQAGTHSDLHRVSSETRSIGVDSIRQLCAVLNERPRLGRAKVALIIDAEKMTEAAANALLKTLEEPNGQATLILISAKPEYLLPTITSRCQQWLVPLPDTEQALDWLGSQDLPAESQASWRGALSVNQGSPLATLAYLKAGRDAARHQLLRDFSQLRTQPEMLAPLHSALTAEPLSRIWLQLLLQDALQGALGLPTQGVRLVDNRDLSQALSQLGPLKLSQAISQLMALTAQAQHEVGRPINSSLQWQLWLNNWLN; translated from the coding sequence TTGTATCCTTGGCTAAGTGAGTTAACAGCGCAAATGATGCCGCTGGTTGCACAGCAACAATTAGCTCATGCTTTACTTATTAAAGGGGCAGCCGGCTTAGGCAAAGTGCAATTTGCCACCTTGTTAGCGCAAGGTTTATTGTGTCAAACCACTGAAAACAATGCATCTAAGACACTGCCTTGTGGAGACTGCCATTCCTGTTTGCTTTTTCAAGCGGGCACTCACAGTGACTTGCACCGAGTGAGTAGCGAGACGCGCAGCATAGGGGTGGATAGCATTCGCCAACTATGTGCCGTGTTAAATGAGCGCCCACGGCTGGGGCGCGCTAAAGTGGCGCTAATTATTGATGCAGAAAAAATGACCGAGGCGGCGGCCAATGCCCTACTTAAAACACTGGAAGAGCCAAACGGCCAAGCGACGTTGATTTTGATCAGTGCTAAGCCAGAGTATTTATTACCCACTATTACCAGTCGCTGTCAACAATGGTTAGTGCCGCTACCCGACACTGAGCAAGCGCTCGACTGGCTTGGCAGCCAAGACTTGCCTGCTGAGAGTCAAGCTAGCTGGCGGGGTGCGTTAAGTGTCAATCAAGGCTCACCGTTAGCCACCTTAGCTTACCTAAAGGCAGGACGCGATGCAGCGCGCCATCAATTATTAAGAGATTTTAGTCAGCTGCGCACTCAGCCAGAAATGCTGGCGCCGCTTCATAGTGCCTTAACTGCTGAGCCGCTGTCGCGAATTTGGCTACAGCTGTTATTACAAGATGCGCTACAAGGCGCGCTTGGACTACCAACACAAGGCGTGCGACTTGTAGATAATCGTGACTTATCCCAAGCACTTAGCCAGCTTGGTCCCCTTAAGTTATCGCAGGCAATTAGCCAATTAATGGCGCTAACCGCACAGGCGCAACATGAGGTAGGGCGTCCTATCAATAGCTCACTACAATGGCAGCTATGGTTAAATAACTGGCTTAATTAA
- the pabC gene encoding aminodeoxychorismate lyase has translation MQAIPTDTCALSRGWQLGDGHFTTLHAPYGRIRHWPYHRARLSHACERLHMPMPNWQEVKSQLLAHLDATADQVVRITLVRGRGGRGYSIQGCERTQVVITVSSFPAHYYQWRQQGIEIGVCQGRLGCSPLLAGLKTINRLEQVLLKTELERHGWSEALVCDSQGRVQEAVTANVFWRTGEHIFTPVLSELGVWGTMRAWSQDYLGARLTFTQAPLSEVFGADEVWLSNALLGIVAIKAIIGPPNTDTAVLNNPLLPVNRVDFNNQNSQITKELQQAYEKTN, from the coding sequence ATGCAGGCAATCCCCACTGACACCTGTGCGTTAAGTCGTGGCTGGCAATTAGGCGATGGCCATTTTACTACGCTACATGCTCCTTATGGGCGCATTCGTCATTGGCCTTACCATCGGGCTCGCCTAAGCCATGCCTGTGAACGGTTGCACATGCCGATGCCTAATTGGCAAGAGGTTAAGTCCCAACTGCTGGCTCACCTTGATGCGACAGCGGATCAAGTGGTGCGCATTACCTTGGTGCGGGGTAGGGGCGGGCGCGGCTATAGCATTCAAGGCTGTGAGCGCACCCAAGTGGTGATCACGGTGTCTTCTTTTCCGGCGCATTATTATCAGTGGCGCCAGCAAGGTATTGAGATCGGCGTGTGCCAAGGCCGTCTTGGCTGCTCGCCATTATTAGCAGGCTTAAAAACCATTAATCGTTTAGAGCAAGTGTTATTAAAAACCGAACTTGAGCGCCACGGTTGGTCCGAAGCCTTAGTGTGTGATAGTCAAGGGCGAGTACAAGAAGCGGTGACCGCCAATGTATTTTGGCGAACAGGCGAGCACATCTTTACACCTGTGTTGAGTGAGCTTGGGGTATGGGGAACGATGCGCGCGTGGAGCCAGGATTATTTAGGAGCAAGACTGACCTTCACTCAAGCGCCCTTAAGTGAGGTATTTGGCGCCGATGAAGTCTGGCTAAGCAATGCTCTGCTTGGCATAGTAGCGATAAAGGCCATTATTGGGCCACCAAACACAGATACCGCAGTTCTCAATAATCCCTTACTGCCCGTTAACCGAGTGGATTTTAACAACCAAAATTCTCAGATAACTAAGGAATTGCAACAGGCTTATGAAAAGACTAATTAA
- a CDS encoding TatD family hydrolase, with amino-acid sequence MIKERVLLVDSHCHLDRLDYGNKHQDMTEVIAKAARRGVEHMLCIGVSLRSFPDMLAAIKPFPQVFASCGVHPLHQDDEANNPELLLSLASDPAVVAIGETGLDYFYAPESASLQRQSFEQHVAVAVALNKPLIIHTRQAQDETLAVLRAGGAEKVGGVLHCFTESLDMAQAAIEMGFYISISGIVTFNSAAALREVVKALPLERLLVETDSPWLAPVPFRGEENEPAYTRTVAEFIANLKGISTEEVAAQTTANFFKLFKLARPVQPTHANNHTN; translated from the coding sequence ATGATAAAGGAGAGAGTTTTGCTGGTTGACTCCCATTGCCATTTAGACAGATTAGATTACGGTAATAAACACCAAGATATGACCGAGGTTATTGCTAAGGCCGCCCGCCGCGGGGTCGAACACATGTTGTGTATTGGCGTGAGTTTACGCTCTTTTCCTGACATGCTGGCCGCCATTAAGCCTTTTCCACAAGTGTTTGCTTCTTGTGGTGTGCATCCTTTGCACCAAGATGATGAAGCCAATAACCCCGAATTATTATTATCCCTTGCCAGCGATCCAGCGGTAGTCGCGATTGGCGAAACTGGCTTAGATTATTTTTATGCTCCTGAGTCGGCGTCATTGCAGCGCCAGTCATTTGAGCAACACGTAGCGGTTGCGGTGGCACTAAATAAGCCATTGATCATTCATACTCGCCAGGCGCAAGACGAGACCCTCGCCGTATTACGAGCAGGCGGAGCTGAAAAAGTAGGTGGCGTATTACACTGCTTTACTGAGTCATTAGACATGGCACAAGCGGCCATTGAAATGGGTTTTTATATTTCTATTTCCGGTATCGTTACTTTTAATAGCGCGGCTGCGCTGCGTGAAGTGGTAAAAGCCTTACCCTTAGAGCGATTGCTCGTTGAAACCGACTCGCCCTGGTTAGCACCGGTGCCGTTTCGAGGTGAAGAAAATGAGCCGGCTTATACACGGACCGTGGCGGAGTTTATTGCTAATCTTAAGGGCATTTCCACCGAAGAAGTGGCCGCGCAAACCACGGCTAATTTCTTTAAGCTATTTAAACTGGCAAGGCCCGTGCAGCCGACTCACGCGAATAACCACACTAATTAG
- the tmk gene encoding dTMP kinase, with amino-acid sequence MSQFIVIEGLEGAGKSTVHAHVVAWLQARGISVVSTREPGGTPLAERMRHLIKEVHDEPLTVEAELLLMYAARVQLVRNRIEPALAADCWVVGDRHDWSSLAYQGGGRGIDSDLIRQIKRAVLGDFAPDLILYLDLDPVVGLARAQIRGELDRIEQEQLSFFERTREVYLSLAKQEPKCRIIDASQDETTVKESVLTALETWFVSLAK; translated from the coding sequence ATGAGCCAGTTTATCGTCATTGAAGGCTTAGAAGGCGCGGGTAAAAGCACGGTTCACGCTCATGTCGTCGCATGGCTGCAAGCGCGCGGCATAAGTGTGGTGAGTACTCGCGAGCCCGGTGGCACACCTTTAGCCGAACGTATGCGCCACTTAATTAAAGAAGTGCATGATGAACCGCTCACCGTAGAAGCCGAGCTGTTATTAATGTACGCCGCGCGGGTACAGTTAGTGCGTAACCGCATTGAGCCAGCGTTAGCCGCAGATTGTTGGGTGGTGGGTGATCGCCACGACTGGTCTTCGCTAGCCTATCAAGGCGGCGGACGAGGCATAGACAGTGATTTAATTCGTCAAATAAAGCGGGCGGTCTTAGGTGATTTTGCCCCCGATCTTATTTTATATCTAGACCTAGACCCAGTGGTGGGCTTGGCAAGAGCGCAAATTCGTGGCGAGCTCGATCGCATCGAACAAGAGCAGTTAAGCTTTTTTGAACGCACCCGCGAGGTTTATTTAAGCTTGGCTAAACAAGAGCCTAAATGTCGAATAATTGATGCCAGCCAAGATGAAACTACCGTAAAAGAGTCGGTATTAACCGCCTTGGAGACTTGGTTTGTATCCTTGGCTAAGTGA
- a CDS encoding SPFH domain-containing protein, giving the protein MAFEPTLLIVLVFVALILVFVIKGLMIVQQSEAVVIERLGSYNKTLAPGINWVIPFIDKPRSIKVRRYQAIGGKSVAVITEELRIDRRETVLDFPGQSVVTADNVSVMVNGALYFQVIDPERAVYQTENLIQAIEILAKTSLRSEMGKMELDKLFESRQEINDKLQVVMDEAGNKWGVKVTRVEIQDIVIPAEVEDAMRKQMAAERERRALVLRASGEREAAIAQAEGAKRSSILMAEGSKEAAILLAQGQRQAIEEVLLAGNQQLEPELVIGYLLGLEYLNTLPDIAKNGERVFLPFEASSVLGAIGSIEALLKGPKV; this is encoded by the coding sequence ATGGCGTTTGAACCGACGTTATTGATCGTCTTAGTATTTGTGGCCTTGATTCTAGTCTTTGTCATCAAAGGCCTGATGATAGTTCAGCAATCAGAAGCTGTGGTTATTGAACGACTGGGCAGCTATAACAAAACCTTAGCGCCGGGTATTAACTGGGTGATCCCTTTTATAGATAAACCGCGCTCCATTAAAGTGCGCCGTTACCAAGCCATCGGAGGTAAAAGTGTTGCCGTGATCACAGAAGAGCTGCGCATTGACCGCCGTGAAACGGTATTAGACTTTCCCGGGCAGTCGGTAGTGACTGCCGACAACGTGAGCGTGATGGTCAATGGCGCTTTGTATTTTCAAGTGATTGATCCAGAGCGTGCGGTGTATCAAACGGAAAACCTGATCCAAGCGATTGAAATTTTAGCTAAAACCTCACTGCGCTCCGAAATGGGTAAAATGGAGCTGGATAAGTTATTTGAATCACGCCAAGAAATTAACGATAAATTACAAGTCGTTATGGATGAAGCCGGTAATAAATGGGGCGTTAAAGTTACGCGGGTAGAAATTCAAGACATAGTGATCCCTGCAGAAGTAGAAGATGCTATGCGCAAACAAATGGCGGCCGAGCGTGAGCGCCGAGCGCTAGTACTGCGCGCCAGTGGGGAGCGAGAAGCGGCCATCGCGCAAGCAGAAGGGGCGAAGCGCTCCAGTATTTTAATGGCGGAAGGCAGTAAAGAAGCGGCTATTTTATTAGCACAAGGTCAGCGCCAAGCCATTGAAGAAGTACTGTTAGCAGGTAATCAACAATTAGAGCCAGAGCTTGTGATTGGTTATTTGCTCGGTCTTGAATATTTAAATACCTTGCCCGATATTGCTAAAAACGGAGAGCGTGTCTTCTTGCCCTTTGAAGCCAGCAGCGTCTTAGGTGCCATTGGCAGCATTGAAGCCTTACTCAAAGGGCCTAAAGTGTAA
- the mltG gene encoding endolytic transglycosylase MltG — protein sequence MKRLIKWLGRLFLLAVLVIGGLAIYSYQEWQQLENAPIADTDSPLFVVARGETSSVLINRLSEQSVPLYVKKLWLRFHPELANVRQGTYKFEPDTSVREALQAIVAGDTYRLQVTLVEGLRLSDWREKLAKAEYLETTLQGQSEAAIAKQLGLEQSKLEGWLLPETYSYTPGDTDLSILQRAYDDMVEFIEQAWPERQDNLPINTPYEALILASIIEKETGIAEERPLIASVFVNRLRVSMRLQTDPTVIYGMGEDYDGNIRKKDLQTHTPYNTYMIDGLPPSPIAMSSKEAILATLHPKDSNYYYFVAMGEGRHYFSKSLNEHNNAVRRYILKR from the coding sequence ATGAAAAGACTAATTAAGTGGTTAGGGCGACTGTTTCTATTGGCGGTGCTGGTCATCGGTGGCCTGGCGATATATAGCTATCAAGAATGGCAGCAATTAGAGAATGCGCCTATTGCCGATACCGACTCCCCATTATTTGTGGTGGCGCGCGGTGAAACAAGCAGTGTGTTAATTAATCGTTTAAGTGAACAATCCGTCCCACTCTATGTTAAAAAACTCTGGTTGCGCTTTCATCCAGAGCTGGCCAATGTGCGCCAAGGAACCTATAAATTTGAGCCAGACACCTCGGTGCGAGAGGCATTGCAAGCCATTGTTGCGGGCGATACCTATCGCTTGCAGGTGACTTTAGTAGAAGGCTTGCGCTTAAGTGATTGGCGAGAAAAGCTGGCTAAGGCAGAGTATTTAGAAACTACCTTACAAGGACAAAGTGAAGCCGCTATTGCCAAGCAATTGGGACTAGAACAGTCTAAGTTAGAAGGCTGGTTGCTACCTGAGACCTATAGCTATACTCCGGGTGATACTGACTTATCTATTTTGCAACGTGCTTATGATGATATGGTGGAGTTTATAGAGCAGGCATGGCCTGAGCGCCAAGATAACTTGCCGATCAACACTCCCTATGAAGCGTTAATTTTGGCGTCCATTATTGAGAAAGAAACCGGTATCGCCGAAGAACGACCCTTGATTGCCTCAGTATTTGTTAATCGCTTGCGAGTGTCGATGCGCTTGCAAACCGATCCCACGGTGATCTATGGCATGGGTGAGGATTATGACGGTAATATTCGAAAGAAAGACTTACAAACTCATACTCCTTATAACACCTATATGATTGATGGCTTGCCGCCTAGTCCTATTGCCATGTCGAGTAAAGAAGCTATTTTGGCTACCTTGCATCCAAAAGACAGCAATTATTATTATTTTGTGGCCATGGGTGAAGGGCGGCATTATTTTTCTAAATCGTTAAACGAGCATAATAATGCAGTGCGTCGTTACATTCTTAAAAGGTAA
- the fabG gene encoding 3-oxoacyl-ACP reductase FabG gives MSVSKKLVLVTGASRGIGRATAELFAARGAFVVGTATSEQGAQAISEYLGEQGSGLVLNVTDAASLEQFLSDVKSQFGEIDILVNNAGITRDNLLMRMKDDEWQDIIDTNLTSVFRLSKAVLRAMMKKRFGRIISIGSVVGTMGNGGQANYAAAKAGLIGFSKSLAREVASRGITVNVVSPGFIETDMTQALSDDQKAGILSQVPAGRLGAAKEIASAVAFLASEEAAYITGETLHVNGGMYMV, from the coding sequence ATGAGCGTTAGTAAAAAGCTGGTATTGGTGACTGGTGCCAGTCGTGGCATTGGTCGCGCTACAGCAGAGCTCTTTGCGGCGCGCGGTGCCTTTGTGGTTGGTACTGCTACCAGCGAGCAGGGCGCCCAAGCGATCAGTGAGTATTTAGGGGAGCAAGGAAGTGGTTTAGTGTTAAATGTCACCGATGCCGCTTCTTTAGAGCAGTTTTTAAGTGATGTTAAATCACAATTTGGCGAAATAGATATCTTAGTCAATAACGCCGGCATTACGCGTGATAATCTGCTCATGCGGATGAAAGATGACGAGTGGCAAGATATCATAGACACTAACTTAACCTCGGTATTTCGGTTGTCTAAAGCGGTATTGCGCGCCATGATGAAAAAACGCTTTGGCCGCATTATCTCTATTGGCTCAGTGGTGGGCACTATGGGCAATGGCGGCCAAGCTAACTATGCTGCCGCTAAGGCCGGCTTAATTGGTTTTAGTAAGTCATTAGCGAGAGAAGTTGCCTCACGTGGCATTACCGTCAACGTCGTCTCGCCAGGCTTTATTGAAACTGACATGACACAGGCACTAAGTGATGATCAAAAGGCGGGGATCTTATCTCAAGTTCCTGCAGGTCGCTTAGGAGCAGCCAAGGAAATTGCTTCGGCTGTGGCTTTTTTAGCCTCAGAAGAAGCTGCTTATATCACGGGTGAAACGCTGCACGTAAATGGCGGCATGTACATGGTGTGA